In the Topomyia yanbarensis strain Yona2022 chromosome 3, ASM3024719v1, whole genome shotgun sequence genome, one interval contains:
- the LOC131687070 gene encoding uncharacterized protein LOC131687070: MADERKFSELELTKQNIVDSMALLEYYAKEFDKDSKFAGQVEAWAEKLEKFYDEFHRTVVKLEMFSTDKEPIDLKKERQLFDGRYYALRSFYLAKLAKKTRSPPSANPAPSRPMNIRLPELNLPKFSGKLEDWCVFRDSFESAVGSRSDISAVEKMHYLKGLVQGEAARILDPIKISEQGYKDAWRTLRLRFENNRQLIKCHIRTLFDTPAMRKESAEDLLALIDRFEQQISVLKSLGEPADRWSSILVYQLSIRLDPCTLREWENHCSKLDADNIASVLGGTAGTSEDTSTGASTSMPSYVTMVNFLQNYARVLQAVSSATSNTAPPRSKPNPTSKLAAFPVAATQQTAVSSTPSSSASKPKPCDKCGESHYLYSCPEFRKLNLRQRIDLVRQKNLCINCLRSSSHYARNCSGSRCRTCTKKHHTLLHTEPSDDNPASGQATGSTCCVALQPTLTAASALHAPNSLSPQSVSQAPIQQPSTSTSIANLSHIHAPSMSSQTALVSHTGEVIPGTVFLPTALVNIRNGRGRIVTARCLLDCASQRNFVSGALCERLQLPRIRLPHAIPISGIGNTTTLVEYQATITISSRVTPFSVQCSMLVLPSITVKLPQSTVEARHWPIPKHVELADPTFAVTGDIDMILGAAHFFQILRYGRISLGEELPLLQNTEFGWVVSGECLLENHDHSDPRKCQFSNPCTIDELVNRFWQLEEVHDAKGWSPSERYCEEHFLKNTTRNSEGRYVVKLPKRDELLWQLKDNKYNATRRFFSLERSLGASPDKKAMYQQFIHEYVRLGHMREIGPDEIDAQPQYYLPHHAVMKLDSTTTKLRTVFDASCRSKSGISLNDVLLPGPTIQDTLVTIVLRFRIHQFVLSADIEKMYRQILVHPTDQPLQRILWRDDPEAPLKSYQLRTVTYGTSSAPFLATRVLQKLADDEGQHFPLAEPAVRHDFYVDNLLSGSDDAESLAVTCNQLIAMLACAGLPLRQWSSNCQAILDTIPLELRETKTLLDLDHESSVTALGLRWEPSTDFLSFKTPNWKECTVLNKRTILSQISSLFDPLGLIGPTIAKAKIMLQSLWKLHLDWDTPVANGFAHEWHEFHQKFSALAHLRVSRHVLRPGYDRLEIHGFSDASESAYGACIYLRSIPAEGPCTVRLVISKSKVAPMGTQTIPRLVLCAAQLLSRLLKQVQDSIDITATTYLWTDSSIVLNWISATPSTWKTFVANRVAEIQELTSHAVWNHVPSEDNPADLVSRGMDLDELLASALWWNGPQWLKPIFAPWPAKYVVVATSNLDQPEVRQTIALPVVSVEPSDIVDRYSNLRQLLRIGTLLRRFAANCLHRKNHQPILVGPLTALDIDRTLLNLVRRIQQQYFANEIRQLETVGKVNRKSKLRYLHPTLVDGIIRVGGRLHNAAIPVDGRHPIVLPKHRLTDMIATREHHKTLHAGPSLLLSSLRQRFWPLGGRNLVRNIVHGCMVCARAKPKPLQQLMGDLPSVRVNQAYPFQNVGVDLAGPMYVRTSLRNKRSPFFKAYITVYVCMATKAVHLDLVSDLTTGTFIASLRRFVGRRGKPAHIYCDNATNFVGAHRELEELRKLFRTQVHQDAVANECADNGIQFHFIPPRSPTFGGIWEACVKSVKTLLRKILGNAHLTESELQTALIQVESMLNSRPITPLPDNPSDELALTPGHFLIGRPLNAVPDPDCREVPESRLSRWERVQQLTQHFWSRWHKEYLATLQSRYRWTEAMDNLAVGSIVALKDERAPPLKWPLGRVLSVHPGPDGLVRVATVKSTFGIVQRAIPKLCLLPVEVAPPIALAQGTEPPDEIPALAQGTEPPDEIPALAQGTEPPDELPAPTRGNESPDEILAQARGYRAVRGSPVKNQASPFRVQMFLLYSTPLPDSILQSDPTHLEKSSWKL, encoded by the exons ATGGCCGACGAGAGGAAATTCAGTGAGTTGGAGCTGACGAAGCAGAATATTGTCGATTCAATGGCTTTGTTGGAATATTATGCGAAGGAGTTCGACAAGGACAGTAAGTTTGCGGGCCAAGTAGAAGCGTGGGCGGAAAAGTTGGAGAAATTTTACGACGAGTTTCACCGGACGGTGGTGAAATTGGAGATGTTTTCCACCGATAAGGAGCCAATCGACCTGAAAAAGGAACGGCAGTTGTTCGACGGTCGCTATTATGCTCTTCGGTCCTTCTACTTGGCCAAACTGGCGAAGAAAACACGTTCTCCCCCTTCTGCCAACCCCGCACCATCGAGACCAATGAACATCAGGCTTCCGGAGCTTAACCTACCCAAGTTTAGCGGTAAGTTGGAAGACTGGTGTGTTTTTCGCGATTCATTTGAATCCGCAGTAGGTTCCCGGAGCGACATCAGTGCGGTCGAGAAGATGCACTATCTGAAGGGCCTCGTTCAAGGAGAGGCAGCGCGCATTCTCGACCCTATCAAAATAAGCGAGCAGGGCTACAAGGACGCTTGGCGAACGTTGCGGCTGCGTTTTGAGAACAACCGGCAGTTAATCAAGTGTCACATTCGGACGCTTTTCGACACTCCAGCGATGCGCAAGGAATCAGCTGAAGATCTGCTTGCGCTGATCGATCGCTTCGAGCAGCAGATCTCCGTTCTGAAGAGCTTGGGTGAACCAGCAGACCGATGGAGCTCTATCCTGGTTTACCAGCTATCTATACGCCTCGATCCTTGTACGCTCCGGGAATGGGAGAACCACTGTAGCAAACTCGATGCTGACAACATCGCTTCGGTTCTGGGAGGAACCGCCGGCACATCAGAGGACACAAGCACTGGTGCGTCAACTTCAATGCCATCATACGTGACGATGGTAAACTTCCTCCAGAACTACGCTCGAGTTTTGCAAGCAGTTTCTTCAGCCACTTCGAACACCGCTCCTCCTCGCAGCAAGCCAAATCCGACATCCAAGCTAGCAGCCTTTCCAGTCGCAGCTACACAGCAAACTGCAGTATCCAGTACACCCTCTTCCAGCGCCAGCAAGCCGAAGCCGTGCGACAAGTGCGGTGAGAGTCACTACCTGTACAGCTGTCCGGAATTTCGGAAACTCAACCTTCGCCAACGGATCGATCTGGTAAGACAGAAAAACCTTTGCATTAACTGTTTGAGATCGAGTTCCCATTATGCCCGGAACTGTTCTGGGTCAAGATGCCGTACATGTACCAAGAAGCACCACACGCTTCTTCATACTGAGCCCTCTGACGACAATCCCGCTTCTGGTCAAGCCACCGGATCAACTTGCTGTGTTGCCCTCCAGCCGACTCTCACCGCAGCATCTGCGCTGCATGCTCCAAACTCACTGTCACCCCAGTCTGTTTCGCAAGCTCCCATCCAGCAACCGTCTACCTCTACCTCAATCGCAAACTTATCCCACATTCATGCGCCTTCCATGAGTTCTCAGACTGCCCTCGTATCACATACTGGTGAAGTGATTCCTGGAACCGTTTTCCTTCCGACTGCGCTAGTGAATATCCGTAACGGTAGAGGTCGCATCGTCACTGCTCGTTGCTTGCTGGACTGTGCTTCCCAACGCAACTTTGTTTCTGGGGCTCTTTGCGAACGACTGCAGCTTCCTCGCATCCGATTGCCGCATGCTATCCCGATAAGCGGAATCGGAAACACTACAACGCTGGTTGAATACCAGGCCACGATAACCATCTCCTCTCGAGTCACTCCCTTCTCCGTACAATGCTCCATGCTCGTTCTGCCTTCCATTACCGTCAAGCTGCCCCAGTCGACGGTAGAAGCCCGCCACTGGCCGATTCCAAAGCACGTGGAGCTTGCAGATCCAACATTCGCTGTTACTGGCGACATCGACATGATTCTGGGTGCCGCCCATTTCTTCCAAATTCTTCGATACGGCAGGATATCACTCGGGGAAGAGTTACCGCTTCTGCAGAACACAGAGTTCGGTTGGGTCGTCTCCGGAGAGTGTTTATTGGAAAACCACGATCACAGCGATCCACGCAAGTGCCAGTTCAGTAATCCCTGCACAATCGATGAATTGGTCAACCGATTCTGGCAGCTCGAAGAAGTCCACGATGCAAAGGGATGGTCTCCGTCGGAACGATACTGTGAGGAACATTTCTTGAAGAACACCACCCGCAACTCCGAAGGCCGCTACGTCGTCAAGCTGCCCAAGCGTGACGAGCTGCTTTGGCAGTTAAAGGACAACAAATACAACGCCACCCGCCGCTTCTTCTCTCTGGAACGATCACTCGGTGCGAGTCCCGATAAGAAGGCGATGTATCAGCAGTTCATCCACGAGTACGTGAGATTGGGACATATGCGGGAGATTGGCCCCGATGAAATCGACGCGCAACCGCAATACTACCTTCCACACCACGCTGTGATGAAACTCGACAGCACCACTACAAAGCTTCGTACCGTATTCGACGCATCATGCCGCTCGAAGTCCGGTATCTCGCTGAACGATGTCCTGCTTCCTGGTCCCACAATCCAGGACACTCTCGTGACGATTGTCCTCCGTTTTCGAATCCACCAGTTCGTGTTATCTGCggacattgaaaaaatgtacCGGCAGATTTTGGTCCATCCCACCGACCAACCGCTGCAGCGAATTCTCTGGCGCGACGATCCCGAGGCTCCACTGAAGAGCTACCAGCTCCGCACCGTCACATACGGCACAAGCagtgctccatttttggcaactaggGTGCTGCAGAAGCTCGCCGATGATGAAGGGCAACATTTTCCGCTGGCGGAACCCGCTGTCCGCCACGACTTCTACGTCGACAATTTGCTGTCCGGTTCTGACGATGCTGAATCTCTCGCCGTTACCTGCAACCAGCTCATTGCAATGCTCGCATGCGCAGGACTTCCTCTCCGACAATGGTCTTCGAATTGTCAAGCTATTCTTGATACCATTCCGTTGGAGCTCCGAGAGACGAAAACACTACTCGATTTGGACCACGAGTCCTCCGTGACTGCACTTGGCCTCCGCTGGGAACCGTCGACCGATTTTCTTTCGTTCAAGACGCCGAATTGGAAGGAATGCACGGTTCTGAACAAACGAACGATCCTCTCTCAGATCAGCAGTCTTTTCGACCCCTTAGGTTTGATTGGACCGACCATTGCAAAGGCGAAAATCATGCTGCAGAGTCTTTGGAAGCTCCATCTCGACTGGGACACACCCGTGGCTAACGGATTCGCTCACGAATGGCACGAATTTCACCAGAAGTTTTCAGCACTTGCCCACCTTCGAGTTTCTCGCCATGTGTTACGTCCGGGTTACGACCGCTTGGAGATTCACGGGTTCAGCGACGCTTCAGAGTCTGCATATGGCGCATGCATCTATCTCCGGTCAATACCTGCCGAGGGCCCTTGTACAGTTCGCCTGGTGATTTCTAAGTCCAAGGTCGCTCCGATGGGGACTCAAACCATTCCACGCCTCGTGCTATGCGCAGCTCAACTCCTGTCCAGACTTCTTAAACAAGTTCAGGACAGCATCGACATAACCGCCACCACATATCTATGGACCGATTCTTCCATCGTCTTGAACTGGATATCCGCAACTCCATCGACATGGAAGACGTTCGTAGCCAACCGAGTGGCTGAAATCCAAGAGCTGACGTCTCACGCCGTTTGGAATCACGTCCCATCCGAAGACAATCCCGCCGATCTCGTTTCTCGAGGAATGGACCTCGATGAACTCCTCGCTAGTGCACTGTGGTGGAACGGACCGCAGTGGCTAAAACCAATATTCGCTCCTTGGCCAGCGAAGTACGTCGTCGTAGCGACCTCAAACTTAGACCAACCGGAGGTCCGACAGACTATTGCCCTTCCGGTCGTGAGCGTAGAACCGTCAGATATCGTCGATCGCTATTCCAATCTTCGTCAGCTACTTCGGATCGGCACACTTCTTCGGCGTTTCGCCGCTAACTGCCTTCACCGGAAGAATCACCAACCAATTCTTGTCGGCCCGTTGACGGCTCTTGACATTGATCGCACTCTGCTCAATCTGGTCCGTCGCATACAACAGCAGTACTTTGCCAACGAGATACGCCAACTTGAAACCGTCGGAAAAGTAAACCGTAAATCCAAGCTACGGTATCTGCACCCGACACTCGTAGACGGCATTATTCGTGTCGGCGGCCGGCTTCACAATGCTGCAATACCTGTCGACGGAAGACACCCGATCGTCCTCCCCAAACATCGTCTCACCGACATGATCGCCACGAGAGAACACCATAAGACGCTCCATGCCGGTCCCAGCTTACTACTATCCTCGTTGCGCCAAAGATTTTGGCCCCTCGGCGGACGGAACTTGGTTCGCAACATTGTTCACGGCTGCATGGTATGCGCACGTGCCAAACCCAAGCCGTTGCAGCAGCTGATGGGGGATCTGCCATCTGTTCGGGTCAACCAGGCGTACCCGTTTCAGAATGTTGGCGTTGACTTGGCTGGGCCAATGTACGTGAGAACGTCACTCCGAAATAAGAGATCGCCATTCTTCAAAGCCTACATCACCGTATACGTATGTATGGCTACCAAAGCCGTGCACTTGGACCTTGTGTCGGATCTGACCACTGGCACATTCATTGCGAGCCTGCGAAGATTCGTCGGCCGTAGAGGAAAGCCTGCGCATATCTACTGCGATAACGCCACGAACTTTGTTGGAGCACATCGAGAACTGGAAGAACTGCGGAAGCTTTTCCGAACTCAAGTTCACCAAGATGCCGTAGCAAACGAATGCGCAGACAACGGAATACAGTTCCACTTCATCCCACCTCGCTCTCCCACATTCGGTGGAATCTGGGAAGCCTGCGTGAAATCCGTGAAGACCCTGCTTCGCAAAATCCTCGGAAATGCTCACCTAACCGAATCCGAGCTGCAAACCGCATTGATTCAGGTCGAGTCAATGCTAAACTCTCGCCCAATCACGCCGTTGCCGGACAATCCATCCGATGAGCTGGCTCTGACTCCAGGACATTTCCTGATTGGTCGTCCGTTGAATGCGGTACCTGATCCAGATTGCCGTGAAGTTCCTGAATCCAGGTTGTCTCGATGGGAACGAGTACAACAGCTAACTCAGCACTTCTGGAGTCGTTGGCACAAGGAGTATCTCGCCACCCTGCAAagtcgctaccgctggacagaagCCATGGACAATCTAGCCGTTGGTTCCATCGTCGCTCTCAAAGATGAGAGAGCACCGCCGTTGAAATGGCCCCTGGGACGCGTGCTCAGCGTTCATCCCGGCCCTGACGGCCTTGTTCGTGTCGCCACCGTGAAGTCGACCTTCGGCATCGTTCAACGCGCCATCCCGAAGCTCTGCTTACTTCCAGTTGAAGTAGCGCCACCCATC GCCCTTGCTCAGGGAACCGAGCCGCCGGACGAGATCCCGGCCCTTGCTCAGGGAACAGAGCCGCCGGACGAGATCCCGGCCCTTGCTCAGGGTACAGAGCCGCCGGACGAGCTCCCGGCCCCTACTCGGGGAAATGAGTCGCCAGACGAGATCCTGGCCCAAGCTCGGGGGTATCGAGCGGTTCGTGGTTCACCTGTAAAGAACCAAGCCTCGCCGT TTCGCGTACAGATGTTCCTCCTTTACAGCACACCACTCCCGGACAGTATCTTGCAGTCGGACCCGACGCACCTCGAAAAATCATCCTGGAAGCTGTAA